One Plasmodium vinckei vinckei genome assembly, chromosome: PVVCY_09 genomic region harbors:
- a CDS encoding armadillo repeat protein PF16, putative, translating to MSKVIHQIFDDYNKSRIQFTQSVSDLCLKPHNIELLVNTDIINLLRPLILDKVPIVQQNATVILAKLASYSEEVALTILQNDVLPHLIYCLKHENKNYRKNCAYTLKCLANHNSKLANMVAEENCIDYLMDCLDEYDLRVKQSCINALCAIIKNDLELSNNVVNKGIIPLLILSLQEKDNNLIKSSLNMLSELCKQSDEIAKNVVDNNVLPNLIKFLDNNDIYIKKNACNCLSQIAKHKEELTELMIENDIFPKILYLLKDNDDIVKKNCANCLKEMSKHNEDICKIIVRAGALPLLCECIEQSSKDNIKLPAILCLGFISSFSESLSLNIILSNTIPILKKSMIEETEDFIKSACVWTVGNIGKHSTEHAKKLADENILIILVNLYNSNDSSDDLKKKVKIALKGVIQKVTDLEALHPVFLKSPLKIAKYSIFQFSKILPKNPSYKKSFIKSGCLKYLQEIKNCEDSKEFELEINNINNSFPEDIINYYTPGYSETLIKKIDEVEETEC from the exons atgagtaAAGTTATACATCAAATATTTGACGATTATAATAAGTCGAGAATACAGTTTACGCAAAGCGTGTCTGATTTATGCTTAAAACCACATAATATTGAATTATTAGTAAATAcagatataataaatttactTCGTCCATTAATATTAGATAAAGTTCCTATAGTTCAACAAAATGCAACAGTAATACTAGCGAAACTAGCTAGCTATTCTGAAGAAGTAGCTTTAacaattttacaaaatgatGTATTACcacatttaatatattgtttaaaacatgaaaataaaaattatagaaaaaattgtGCATATACATTAAAATGTTTGGCTAATCATAATTCAAAGCTAGCTAATATGGTTGCTGAAGAAAATTGTATCGATTATTTAATGGATTGTTTAGATGAATATGACTTAAGAGTAAAACAATCATGTATTAATGCATTGTGTGcaatcataaaaaatgatttagaATTGTCTAATAATGTTGTTAATAAAGGTATTATACctttgttaatattatcTTTACAAGAAAaggataataatttaataaaaagctctttaaatatgttatcTGAGTTATGTAAACAATCTGATGAAATTGCAAAAAATGTTGTCGATAATAATGTATTACCAaacttaataaaatttttggataataatgatatctatataaaaaaaaatgcatgtAACTGTTTATCACAAATAGCTAAACATAAAGAAGAACTAACCGAATTAATGattgaaaatgatatatttccTAAAAtcctttatttattaaaagataATGACGAtatagttaaaaaaaattgtgctaattgtttaaaagaaatgaGTAAACATAATGAAgatatttgtaaaattattgTACGTGCAGGCGCTTTACCTCTTTTATGTGAATGTATAGAACAATCATCaaaagataatataaaattaccAGCAATATTATGTCTTGgttttatatcatcattttcagAGTCATTaagtttaaatattattttatcgaATACTATAcctattttaaaaaaatcgatGATTGAAGAAACAGaagattttataaaaagtgCATGTGTCTGGACTGTTGGAAATATTGGAAAGCATTCCACTGAGCATGCCAAAAAACTTGCAGacgaaaatatattaattattttagtTAATTTGTACAATTCAAATGACTCATCtgatgatttaaaaaaaaaagtgaaaattgCATTAAAAGGTGTAATACAAAAAGTTACTGATCTTGAAGCTTTACACCCTGTATTTCTAAAATCACCCTTAAAAATTGCTAAATATTctatttttcaattttcaaaaatattaccaAAAAATCCATcctataaaaaatcatttattaAGTCAGGATGcttaaaatatttgcaa gaaataaaaaattgtgaaGATTCCAAGGAATTCGaattagaaataaataacattAACAATTCTTTTCCTgaagatataataaattattacacACCTGGGTATTCTGAAACattgattaaaaaaatcgaCGAGGTTGAAGAAACCGAATGCTAA
- a CDS encoding RNA-binding protein s1, putative, with the protein MVDNCLYVYNLTKNTSVEHLKEIFMNFGKLVDVNYVSNDDNLNKEENDNLVYAKIEFENPDDAKTAIEYMDGGQIDGKTISVKHEHDITQKKNSINKKVSNDDNDIKSKERNEEDSYKSRDSRSNSSNSSETK; encoded by the coding sequence atgGTTGACAACtgtttatatgtttataacTTAACAAAGAATACAAGTGTAGAACATttgaaagaaatatttatgaattttGGAAAATTAGTTGATGTAAATTATGTATCTAATgatgataatttaaataaagaagaaaatgataatttagTTTATGCTAAAATTGAGTTTGAAAACCCTGATGATGCAAAAACTGCAATAGAATATATGGATGGAGGTCAAATCGATGGAAAAACTATATCAGTAAAACATGAACATGATATaactcaaaaaaaaaatagtattaataaaaaagttagTAATGATGacaatgatataaaaagtaaagAAAGAAATGAAGAAGACAGTTATAAATCTAGAGACTCACGCTCTAATTCATCCAATAGTTCAGAaaccaaataa
- a CDS encoding structural maintenance of chromosomes protein 1, putative: MGKNNKKEFDDSSRSDEEYKYEGSVDTEVNNKINGLKINSEKVLDQDFNNFINNEFLDLSVSPSLDLSHSHLMSIKNGKDSNNLNNLNLTDKKYESVKGNNQSENSEGYSTDASNNEVKKKDHLNNGYQKEVSKMCVEKNSIETSVIETGEENQSAIVVAPNSINYDKKYNNDYTNISKVNDLSLGNNYLSNSMASSMMTSKETELCFIKYLTVCNFKSYEGENIIGPFSKFTAIIGPNGSGKSNIMDCICFVLGIDNKYLRIKNLKKLIYHKENEKIENITKRICYVKLTIESNSKETVELKRTLNYRGVTNFYINERLVNKDEYTHFLRRNRIETKTKTCLIFQGDIEEIINKKPTELSKLFEYISGSNEYEQIYEDIKERLKEKQIACKNYLNEKKKIEQEIKIHKMQMNENIEHNKLKESYDNDIKNLYLFRLYHFLKKKEFFKEQLAIFKDQKMEFEQEVLSKNKDTANDLERKKIEKKKEFLKIDEQIKNKKIVLNDLKIEINEIHEKRKFCQENLNKIIANEKLKQAMQTHCTKFIDDLNERLEEQNKKLENEYKNKLKIFLKVFNKTDQIKKFVKEKNKKIYDNLIKEEQCVKGNKKFDFEKYNNDEEYITSLNIIQYIENLDEYKKNKEDYLYLCANSNININNYTNLCSNLKKDIKELQEECDNINRKKQKELIDLEAEKFAYDEISERIKKLNNLIEQDKNKIEQNKIKLKEWNLNILGKEKQIENLEEEINVLNIHKKELLFFDKKKELIKNLKNIFGQDEIYDEISNLYEVTNQTYYTAINNIIHKYNNFLLVKNLETCTKCIQYLKTNKMHRMDFIPFENFIKNIEKKKKRQGINIDENEYLYEDNQDIYSGDKQYSDLSKIEKVINSFKKKNIVLANNCLVCDENYKLLFDYLIGEDTLIIENFEDAEQIKRKFPQINVNMVTLNGHIISKHNNLIIDICSKYSDHEKYNNNKLSISIYNKLLNQKDECRTSITDLSKNIIEANEIINKHTNEYELNKKKYSSIIVKKNIFEKEIEAKNMLICTYENKIDKIQNGELKNKRNLLSSYDEELIQERNSLSSYQQKSFASLNTKFNVLNVYELVENSNNELEKVDEHIIRIKNNIKKLNDDINELMDKKNEMNLFNKKENKQNEDTTQELEKLQNEEEETNKKMEGIQTHIDELENIKKYIHKNINTINQELNELRDNINSSFEKHEYIENKIQNSKKKMQIYRQFIKDLLTECDINNINIFETNVMLKNKESDYDDQSVSHSNEEKKRAGKRKRHNKSRRKSKLLEDADYSDDHDKSDSESQRMSSSDDTDESDDASNFDNISFDLIPDELKRLENENDINNERERLENEIEKKKRFLKIRNVNNNAEKEYDKLLTKLKLVDTNLNEGRKECNLFERNFRILQKKRSYKFLHCFNYIKNIIDNVYNNLTYNTKHHVGGQAFLDLCNYNEFNKDDEPFYCGIKYNNMPPMKRYFEISELSGGEKSISALALIFSIQKYINNSFIILDEVDANMDPIKINSLTRYLNSINSQVIVISLKDKFFSKSQTLVGVYKNKNKKCSKTITLDISKYRQDAPSAN; this comes from the coding sequence atgggaaaaaataataagaaaGAATTTGATGACTCCTCAAGGAGTGAtgaagaatataaatatgaaggTAGTGTAGATACAgaagtaaataataaaataaatggattaaaaataaattctgAAAAGGTATTAGATCAAGActttaacaattttattaataatgaatttttaGATCTTTCAGTATCCCCTTCATTAGATTTATCACATAGTCATCTTATGAGTATTAAGAATGGAAAGGATAGCAACAATTTGAACAATCTTAATTTAAcggataaaaaatatgaaagtgtaaaaggaaataatcAAAGTGAAAATAGTGAAGGATACAGTACTGATGCATCAAACAAtgaagttaaaaaaaaggatcACTTAAATAATGGATATCAAAAAGAAGTATCAAAAATGTGTgtcgaaaaaaatagcatCGAAACAAGTGTAATAGAAACGGGTGAAGAAAATCAATCAGCAATTGTTGTTGCACCAAATAgtataaattatgataaaaaatataataatgattatacaaatatatctaaagtaaatgatttatcattaggaaataattatttaagtaATAGTATGGCATCAAGTATGATGACTTCAAAAGAAACAgaattatgttttataaaatatttaacagtttgtaattttaaaagttatgaaggtgaaaatattattgggCCTTTTTCAAAATTCACAGCAATAATTGGACCCAACGGATCAGGGAAATCAAATATTATGGATTgtatttgttttgttttaggtatagataataaatatttaagaataaaaaatttaaaaaaacttatatatcataaagagaatgaaaaaatagaaaatattacaaaaagaATATGTTATGTTAAACTAACCATTGAAAGTAATAGTAAAGAAACTGTAGAATTAAAAAGGACTTTAAATTATAGAGGTGttacaaatttttatattaatgaaagattagtaaataaagatgaatatacacattttttacgAAGAAATAGAATTGAAACCAAAACAAAAACTTGTCTAATATTTCAAGGAGATATAgaagaaattataaataaaaaaccaACGGAATTGTCTAAactttttgaatatataagtggatcaaatgaatatgaacaaatttATGAAGACATCAAAGAAAGACTTAAAGAGAAACAAATTGcttgtaaaaattatttaaatgaaaaaaaaaaaatagaacaagaaataaaaatacataaaatgCAAATGAATGAAAATATCGAACATAATAAACTTAAAGAAAGTTatgataatgatataaaaaatttatatctatttagattatatcattttttaaaaaaaaaagaattttttaaagaacagctagctatttttaaagatcaaaaaatggaattcGAACAAGAGGTcttaagtaaaaataaagatacaGCAAATGATTTagaacgaaaaaaaattgaaaaaaaaaaagaatttttaaaaattgatgaacaaataaaaaataaaaaaatagttttaaatgatttgaaaatagaaataaatgaaatacatgaaaaaagaaaattttgtcaagaaaatttaaataaaattatagcaaatgaaaaattaaaacaagCTATGCAAACACATTGTACTAAATTTATTGACGATCTTAATGAAAGATTAgaagaacaaaataaaaaattagaaaatgaatataaaaataaattaaagatATTCTTAAAAGTGTTTAATAAAACagatcaaataaaaaaatttgtaaaagaaaaaaataaaaaaatttatgataACTTAATTAAAGAAGAACAATGTGTAaagggaaataaaaaattcgattttgaaaaatataacaatgatgaagaatatataactagcttaaatataatacaatatatagaaaacttagatgaatataaaaagaacaaagaagattatttatatttatgtgcTAATAGTaacattaatattaataattacaCAAACCTTTGTTCAAATTTAAAGAAAGATATAAAGGAACTACAAGAAGAGTGCGACAATATTAATaggaaaaaacaaaaggaACTCATAGATCTAGAAGCAGAAAAATTTGCATATGATGAAATATCAGAacgaataaaaaaattaaataatttaattgaacaagacaaaaataagatcgagcaaaataaaataaaattaaaagaatggaatttaaatattttaggaaaagaaaaacaaatagaaaatttagaagaagaaataaatgtattaaatatacataaaaaagaattattattttttgacaaaaaaaaagaacttataaaaaatttaaaaaatatttttggacaagatgaaatatatgatgAGATATCAAACTTATATGAAGTAACTAATCAAACATATTATACtgctataaataatataatacataaatataataactttttattagttaaaaatttagaaaCATGTACAAAATGTATACAGTAtcttaaaacaaataaaatgcaTAGAATGGATTTTATAccttttgaaaattttataaaaaatattgaaaaaaaaaaaaaaagacaaggtataaatatagatgaaaatgaatatcTATATGAAGACAATCAAGATATATATTCTGGAGATAAACAATATTCAGATTTAagtaaaattgaaaaagtaataaatagttttaaaaaaaaaaatatagttcTTGCAAATAATTGTTTAGTATgtgatgaaaattataaattattgtttGATTATCTTATTGGAGAAGACACATTAattattgaaaattttgaagATGCTGAACagataaaaagaaaatttccacaaataaatgtaaatatggTTACTCTAAATGGACATATAATATctaaacataataatttaattatagaTATATGTTCTAAATATTCAGAccatgaaaaatataataataataagttAAGTAtcagtatatataataaacttTTGAATCAAAAAGATGAGTGTAGAACTTCAATTACTGAtttaagtaaaaatataattgaagctaatgaaataataaataaacacaCTAATGAGTATGaactaaataaaaaaaaatactctagtataattgtaaaaaaaaatatttttgaaaaagaaatagaagcaaaaaatatgcttatatgtacatatgaaaacaaaattgataaaatacaaaatggtgaattaaaaaataaaagaaatttatTAAGTAGTTATGATGAAGAACTAATTCAAGAACGAAATAGTTTATCTTCCTATCAACAAAAATCGTTTGCATCATTGAACACAAAATTTAATGTATTGAATGTTTATGAGCTTGTTGAGaatagtaataatgaaTTGGAAAAGGTAGATGAACATATAataagaattaaaaataatattaaaaaattaaatgacgatataaatgaattaatGGATAAAAAGAATGAAATGAAcctatttaataaaaaagaaaataaacaaaatgaagataCTACACAAGAGTtagaaaaattacaaaatgaagaagaagaaactaataaaaaaatggaaggAATACAAACCCATATTGATGaattagaaaatattaaaaaatatatacataaaaatattaatactaTAAATCAAGAGTTAAATGAATTGAgagataatataaattcgAGTTTTGAAAAACatgaatatattgaaaataaaatacaaaactctaaaaaaaaaatgcaaatatatagaCAATTCATTAAAGATTTACTAACTGAATGtgacataaataatataaatattttcgaAACAAATGTTATGctaaaaaataaggaaAGTGATTATGATGATCAGTCGGTATCACATTCAAATgaggaaaaaaaacgagcaggcaaaagaaaaagacaCAACAAATCAAGACGGAAAAGTAAGCTTTTAGAAGATGCTGACTATAGTGATGACCATGATAAATCGGATAGTGAAAGTCAACGTATGAGTAGTAGTGACGATACAGATGAATCAGATGATGCATctaattttgataatatttcttttgatTTGATTCCAGATGAATTAAAACGattagaaaatgaaaatgatataaataatgaaagaGAAAGattagaaaatgaaattgaaaaaaaaaaaagatttttaaaaataagaaatgtaaataataatgctgaaaaagaatatgataaattattaacaaaattaaaattagttgatacaaatttaaatgaaggAAGAAAAGAAtgtaatttatttgaacGAAATTTTAgaatattacaaaaaaagagatcatataaatttttacattgttttaattatattaaaaatattatagataatgtatataataatttaacatataatacaaaaCATCATGTAGGAGGTCAAGCATTTTTAGATTTATGTAACTACaatgaatttaataaaGATGATGAACCTTTTTATTGTggaattaaatataataatatgccACCTATGAAACgatattttgaaatatctGAACTTAGTGGTGGTGAAAAAAGTATTAGTGCATTagcattaatattttctattcaaaaatatattaataattcttttattattcttgATGAAGTAGATGCAAATATGGATcctataaaaattaattccCTAACTAGGTATCTTAATTCTATCAATAGTCAAGTTATTGTTATCTCATTGAAAGATAAATTTTTCAGTAAAAGTCAAACCCTTGTTGGtgtttacaaaaataaaaataaaaaatgttcaaAAACTATCACTCTTGACATTAGCAAGTACCGCCAAGACGCCCCATCGGCAAACTAA